One segment of Strix aluco isolate bStrAlu1 chromosome 4, bStrAlu1.hap1, whole genome shotgun sequence DNA contains the following:
- the ISCA2 gene encoding iron-sulfur cluster assembly 2 homolog, mitochondrial yields MAAPGVLSRWWRLALGGWTSWCPAPLYRGRALPRPPPGPARAVGRPLRWASSFSQPGPTESDPSEGQVFLSESCVKRLLEITEGAEFLRLQVEGGGCSGFQYKFSLDTVINPDDRVFEQGGARVVVDVDSLAFVKGSMVDFSQELIRSSFQVVSNPQAEKGCSCGTSFSVRF; encoded by the exons ATGGCGGCGCCGGGGGTGTTGAGCCGCTGGTGGAGGTTGGCGTTGGGCGGCTGGACGAG CTGGTGTCCCGCTCCGCTGTATCGAGGACGAGCGCTGCCGAGGCCCCCGCCGGGTCCTGCCCGTGCAGTTGGCCGCCCGCTGCGGTGGGCATCGTCCTTCTCCCAGCCGGGCCCGACGGAGAGCGACCCCAGCGAGGGGCAGGTCTTCCTCAGCGAGAGCTGCGTGAAG aggctgctggagaTCACAGAAGGTGCGGAGTTTCTCAGGCTGCAGGTGGAAGGAGGTGGCTGCTCTGGATTCCAGTACAAGTTTTCATTGGACACAGTTATCAATCCAGATGACAG ggtgTTTGAACAAGGTGGTGCCCGTGTTGTCGTGGATGTGGACAGCCTGGCCTTCGTGAAAGGTTCCATGGTGGACTTCAGCCAGGAGCTGATTCGCAGCTCtttccaggtggtgagcaacccCCAGGCAGAGAAGGGTTGCTCATGTGGGACTTCCTTCTCTGTCAGATTCTGA